One window of Penaeus chinensis breed Huanghai No. 1 chromosome 3, ASM1920278v2, whole genome shotgun sequence genomic DNA carries:
- the LOC125045346 gene encoding reelin-like, with translation MNEHSFIQFTIAMGCKETGFCFEVEVEYSVDHGATWWPVRGHCLPSDPDCTEYWPNSSLTSDLYATPTQVTMLVPPRAWSERTRVRFRQRDGWRQQHSWSLSHVYIGDECFHRCSARGFCDAGVCQCQHGWSGNSCESPERPLPTFLAEDFEGAVTPGRWRRVVGALVTDHCGPVGAGSALHLVGGCSRYLETEDLDLRESLFVQFDLRTGCLDPVAGREAGGDHALLVQLSCDGGVSWATAKRLLLVHQQPTYVWLEIPRALRCEGGRVRWWQPEPQERNRLDWAIDAVFVGGNATPPDALTYAHPDDLVPPTWLRRYNGRIDNYCDNDLPMYTMMSTASEPALLQTSDIQVGINHSISFQLALGCGATWDNQVVPVRLEYSVDFGNSWHLVREACLPGNTSCAEVADASVYYAPLRWHRFVYPLAHVGPARYVRFRWLQAPSHDVSGSHRWSLRDVYIGRSCPKHCLGRGSCLFGACRCDAQYAGDHCERVVVDNVPFIRDEFSERAFRSHFQQVQGALISEGCGGLEVPPTATFQGAHTRQLLTQPVDTRSGKFVYFVAQIGSAHGHGVCARATHRHHNVFVQYSVDGGVRWHLLRELAHEMYVSPREEYIVLPSHARSPATVFRFWQPRLPTPPPAWSLDDLFIGGSEISAASLLDRFEGDPAVSEWLFAPHSEAHTDYCSSGTNGSLVWGPESPGRRAITTQELIITDGHVLQFKISVGCGSVEQECRYSPGVRLEYSRDGGVSGWDLVRDLCLPGTSPDPDCLPYTFHSQSVYYPDTHTRWMRVTIPLPEKTWASTTQLRWVQEVKGQGSTVTPWSLDDVYVGEACTEHCRGHGDCVDGVCACDAGYEGESCEMAPSRSTPLPTSLVDGFEGGVGANWQMVSGGGVGVGCSSLAPYGHGRHLYFSGCGTRQAVTAEMDTRRASKLMFVLRIGSHDHVPSCRVDLSDPQRSLDKGVILQYTADNGITWTTLNVHDPLDFRKPRRVAYSLPPDARSYGVRLRWWQPDHDGASTDQWALDNVEIVLAQRKDTSKYNSKGFHDSL, from the exons ATGAACGAGCACAGCTTCATTCAGTTCACGATCGCCATGGGCTGCAAGGAGACTGGATTCTGCTTCG AGGTGGAGGTCGAATACTCGGTCGACCACGGGGCAACCTGGTGGCCCGTGCGAGGCCACTGCCTGCCCTCTGACCCCGACTGCACCGAGTATTGGCCGAACTCCAGCCTGACCTCTGACCTGTACGCAACCCCGACGCAGGTCACCATGCTCGTGCCTCCCCGCGCATG GTCCGAACGCACCCGCGTCCGATTCCGTCAGAGGGACGGCTGGCGACAACAGCACAGCTGGTCTCTCTCGCACGTGTACATCGGCGACGAGTGCTTCCACAGGTGTTCCGCCAGGGGCTTCTGCGACGCCGGGGTGTGCCAGTGCCAGCATGGGTGGTCAG GTAACAGCTGCGAGAGTCCTGAGCGCCCTCTGCCCACCTTCTTAGCGGAGGACTTCGAGGGCGCGGTGACCCCCGGCAGGTGGCGCAGGGTTGTGGGGGCGCTTGTCACTGACCACTGCGGGCCGGTGGGGGCTGGGTCGGCGCTGCACTTGGTTGGG GGCTGCAGCAGATACCTGGAAACCGAGGACCTGGACCTGCGCGAGAGCCTGTTCGTGCAGTTCGATCTTCGCACAGGCTGCCTGGACCCCGTGGCAGGGCGTGAGGCCGGGGGGGACCACGCCCTCCTGGTGCAGCTTTCGTGCGACGGGGGCGTGTCGTGGGCCACCGCCAAGAGGCTGCTCCTCGTGCACCAGCAGCCCAC GTACGTGTGGCTGGAGATCCCGCGGGCGCTGCGCTGCGAGGGCGGTCGCGTGCGGTGGTGGCAGCCGGAGCCGCAGGAGAGAAACCGCTTGGACTGGGCGATTGATGCGGTCTTCGTGGGCGGCAACGCCACGCCCCCCGACGCGCTCACCTACGCCCACCCCGATGACTTGGTCCCGCCCACGTGGCTGAGGCGGTACAATGGGCGCATAG ATAATTACTGTGACAACGACCTACCCATGTACACCATGATGTCCACGGCCTCTGAACCTGCTCTTCTTCAAACCAGCGACATACAG GTGGGAATCAACCACTCTATTAGCTTCCAGCTGGCTCTTGGTTGCGGCGCCACCTGGGACAACCAAGTGGTCCCCGTGAG acTAGAATACTCGGTGGACTTCGGCAACAGCTGGCACCTGGTGAGGGAGGCGTGTCTTCCCGGGAACACCAGCTGCGCGGAGGTGGCGGACGCCTCTGTCTATTACGCGCCGCTCAGATGGCATCGCTTTGTGTACCCTCTGGCGCACGTGGGGCCGGCCAG GTACGTGCGCTTCCGCTGGCTGCAGGCGCCCTCCCACGACGTCAGCGGCAGCCACCGCTGGTCCCTCCGCGACGTGTACATCGGCAGGTCGTGCCCCAAGCACTGCCTGGGCCGCGGGTCGTGTCTGTTCGGGGCGTGTCGCTGCGACGCCCAATACGCCGGCGACCACTGCGAGCGGGTCGTCGTCGATAACGTG ccCTTCATCCGTGACGAGTTCAGCGAGAGGGCCTTCCGGAGCCACTTCCAGCAGGTTCAAGGGGCGCTCATTTCCGAGGGCTGCGGCGGGCTGGAGGTGCCGCCCACGGCCACCTTCCAGGGCGCCCACACCCGCCAGCTCCTCACCCAGCCCGTGGACACCCGCAGCGGCAAGTTCGTGTACTTCGTGGCCCAGATCGGCAGCGCCCACGGCCACGGGGTGTGCGCGAGGGCGACCCATCGGCATCACAACGTCTTCGTGCAGTACTCCGTTGATGGag GTGTACGCTGGCACCTTCTGAGAGAGCTCGCCCACGAGATGTACGTCTCCCCGCGCGAAGAGTACATCGTCTTGCCCAGCCACGCCCGAAGCCCAGCCACTGTGTTCAG gTTCTGGCAGCCCCGCCTCCCTACCCCCCCGCCCGCCTGGTCCCTCGACGACCTGTTCATCGGCGGCTCCGAGATCAGCGCCGCCTCGCTCCTCGACCGCTTCGAGGGCGACCCCGCG GTGTCCGAGTGGCTGTTCGCGCCGCACAGCGAGGCCCACACCGACTACTGCTCCAGCGGCACCAACGGCTCCCTCGTGTGGGGCCCCGAGAGTCCGGGGCGGAGAGCCATCACCACGCAGGAACTCATCATCACCGACGGCCACGTCTTGCAGTttaag ATCTCCGTCGGGTGCGGCTCCGTGGAGCAGGAGTGCCGGTACAGCCCCGGCGTTCGCCTCGAGTACAGCCGCGACGGAGGGGTGTCAGGCTGGGATCTGGTCCGAGATCTGTGCCTCCCTGGTACCTCCCCTGACCCCGACTGCCTGCCTTATACTTTCCACTCGCAGTCGGTGTACTACCCTGATACCCATACCCGCTGGATGAGGGTCACCATTCCTTTGCCGGAGAAGACGTGGgcgag caCGACGCAGCTCCGATGGGTtcaggaggtcaaaggtcagggcaGCACGGTGACCCCCTGGTCCCTGGACGACGTGTACGTGGGCGAGGCGTGTACCGAGCACTGCCGCGGCCACGGGGACTGCGTCGACGGAGTGTGTGCCTGCGACGCGGGATACGAAG GCGAGTCGTGCGAGATGGCGccctctcgctccacgccctTGCCCACCAGCCTCGTGGACGGCTTCGAGGGCGGCGTGGGCGCGAACTGGCAGATGGTGAGCGGgggcggcgtgggcgtgggctGCAGCTCGCTCGCCCCCTACGGCCACGGGAGGCACCTGTACTTCTCGGGCTGCGGGACCAGGCAGGCCGTCACGGCAGAGATGGACACCAGGAGGgccag cAAACTGATGTTCGTCCTGCGCATCGGGAGCCACGACCACGTCCCCTCGTGCCGCGTGGACCTGAGCGACCCCCAGCGCAGCCTGGACAAGGGCGTGATCCTGCAGTACACGGCGGACAACGGCATCACGTGGACCACGCTCAACGTGCACGACCCGCTCGATTTCAGAAAG cCGCGCCGCGTCGCCTACAGCCTCCCGCCGGACGCCCGCAGCTACGGCGTGCGGCTCCGCTGGTGGCAGCCGGACCACGACGGCGCCAGCACCGACCAGTGGGCCCTCGACAACGTGGAGATCGTGCT AGCGCAGAGGAAAGACACGAGCAAGTACAACAGCAAAGGTTTCCACGACAGTCTCTGA